A window of the Phoenix dactylifera cultivar Barhee BC4 unplaced genomic scaffold, palm_55x_up_171113_PBpolish2nd_filt_p 002059F, whole genome shotgun sequence genome harbors these coding sequences:
- the LOC103705097 gene encoding MAR-binding filament-like protein 1 yields the protein MRKFFSFRSSSSSNANRNPTPTAPVSSRKVNSYQETPCQNGAKIPVVEKIQDGSQMLKYSAFKPVNQHQESDISSCSLHRRSLSFSSAIQSGTGEGNMCYLSNLSRSPSSCGSSPCHVTECHARCNPQNAEGCTTPKRGGRSAVRHLHAVEKLDSPCSSKGCQCLSGNSPYKSPIPLRCRAACLTQVLDKNKILDHYVDGEHQDVKSQKDSQNHFPDTENDCCPAKNKAFPCSGRPPRAQCTAPSSPSYSKENLRTYSFREVKDIRRHLSARDWKRDDLVPASPQRHTKKTPENPLHAWHERSMMKSQDYDSETITTIEDIYEDSSEHSNDIDHHCSTDCSRPYENFNDYCNEESLGFQSPNCFLKNVSMDNKNDKFTSPVLLEWDIGQELLKKVKEVEQIVMLLSEEDLELEELQNCSLNAPALLQTIRNISENRKSLAVELLSQIKFRLAERSDAKEGLKQAKLEQDIRTRRLEKEKIELQSSLEKELDRRSSDWSLKLEKFLSDEQRLRERVRELAEQNVSLQREISSLKGFEVDTRNQILNSEMQVNDLTASLEQARTENHDLHQALSQLQERLNGAEEDQEFIRRSYKEKERENKELQKVVVQLQRVCTEQDKTINGLRQGFTDEIAKQSIERGDHERMLQMEILRLTGVEQNLRKEVETLRHELESLRHENMGLLNRLHATGNGYGFSAVKLDQELCAQVDFLQHKGLSLLHDFDQLTGELLSFINCQKKCEHDQEANNDFDGYPFADYTMKYQSLRRGRENFRRSMQTIAAILVDKSSSRALDCQLETTEHVGSQHSKDQLEHELMAETMLTRVLREKLCSKELEIDQLKADLASSIMVHDVLQTEIQRLQDELSGLTHKMKDTELQMLKKDESIKQLQHDLQECTKELTATHNILRKVSEERDHMWEEVKRSREAVMLLNHEVLSLKKKIEKLEEDVLTKEGQIAILKDSLGDRPFDIICSPRSVKEFSLE from the exons ATGAGGAAGTTCTTTTCCTTTAGATCTTCATCATCCAGCAATGCAAACAGAAACCCAACACCTACAGCTCCTGTATCTTCCAGAAAGGTCAACAGCTATCAGGAGACACCATGTCAGAATGGTGCAAAAATTCCAGTGGTTGAAAAGATTCAGGATGGCTCTCAAATGCTCAAGTACTCTGCTTTTAAGCCAGTGAATCAACACCAGGAAAGTGATATTTCATCTTGTTCGCTTCATAGAAGGAGCCTTTCGTTTTCCTCTGCAATTCAAAGTGGCACAGGAGAAGGAAATATGTGTTATTTAAGCAATTTAAGCAGATCACCATCTAGCTGTGGAAGTTCACCCTGTCATGTCACCGAATGCCATGCACG CTGCAATCCTCAGAATGCAGAAGGTTGTACAACACCTAAAAGAGGTGGTCGATCTGCAGTTCGTCATTTACATGCTGTTGAGAAACTAGATTCTCCTTGTTCATCCAAAGGTTGTCAGTGTTTATCAGGAAATTCACCTTACAAGTCTCCAATTCCACTAAGATGCAGGGCTGCTTGCCTAACTCAGGTTTTAGATAAAAACAAAATTCTAGACCACTATGTTGATGGAGAGCATCAGGATGTCAAATCCCAGAAGGATTCTCAGAACCATTTTCCTGATACTGAAAATGATTGTTGTCCAGCAAAGAATAAAGCATTTCCCTGCTCAGGAAGACCACCACGCGCTCAATGTACGGCGCCATCTTCACCATCATATAGCAAAGAGAACCTTAGAACCTACTCATTTAGAGAAGTAAAAGATATCCGACGCCACCTTTCTGCAAGAGATTGGAAAAGAGATGATCTCGTGCCAGCATCCCCACAGAGGCATACAAAAAAGACTCCAGAGAATCCATTGCATGCATGGCATGAGAGATCTATGATGAAATCACAAGATTATGACTCTGAAACTATTACAACAATTGAAGATATATATGAGGATTCATCAGAACATTCAAATGACATTGACCACCATTGTTCTACTGATTGCTCTCGGCCTTATGAGAATTTTAACGACTATTGTAATGAGGAGTCATTGGGTTTTCAAAGTCCAAATTGTTTTCTCAAAAATGTTTCAATGGAcaataaaaatgataaattcacAAGTCCTGTGCTATTGGAATGGGATATAGGCCAAGAGTTACTTAAAAAGGTGAAGGAGGTAGAACAAATTGTCATGCTTCTATCTGAGGAAGATTTGGAGCTGGAAGAACTTCAGAACTGCAGTTTAAATGCACCAGCATTGCTGCAGACAATTAGGAATATTAGTGAAAACAGGAAAAGCTTGGCAGTTGAGCTCTTATCACAGATAAAGTTCCGACTTGCAGAGAGGTCCGATGCAAAAGAGGGATTGAAACAGGCTAAGTTAGAACAAGACATTCGAACTAGGAGGCTAGAAAAGGAGAAGATTGAACTGCAATCAAGCTTAGAAAAGGAATTGGACAGAAGGTCCAGTGACTGGTCCTTGAAGCTTGAAAAGTTTCTATCTGATGAGCAGAGGCTTCGGGAACGGGTAAGGGAACTGGCAGAGCAAAATGTATCTCTTCAGAGGGAAATATCTTCACTTAAAGGGTTTGAGGTGGATACAAGAAATCAgattttgaattctgaaatgcAAGTAAATGATCTGACAGCTAGTTTGGAGCAAGCAAGGACAGAGAACCACGACCTCCATCAAGCCTTATCACAGTTGCAGGAACGCTTAAATGGTGCAGAAGAGGATCAGGAGTTTATCAGAAGAAGCTacaaggagaaagagagggagaacaAGGAATTGCAGAAAGTGGTTGTACAGTTGCAAAGGGTGTGCACTGAACAAGATAAGACAATTAATGGTTTGAGACAGGGCTTTACTGATGAAATTGCAAAGCAATCAATAGAGAGAGGCGATCATGAAAGAATGTTGCAGATGGAGATATTAAGATTGACAGGTGTGGAACAAAACCTAAGGAAGGAGGTAGAGACTTTGAGGCATGAACTGGAATCCCTGAGGCATGAGAACATGGGCCTCTTGAATCGCCTGCATGCTACTGGAAATGGCTATGGGTTCTCCGCAGTTAAGCTTGACCAGGAGCTTTGTGCCCAAGTAGATTTCTTGCAGCATAAGGGCTTGTCCTTGCTCCATGATTTTGATCAACTTACTGGTGAGTTATTGAGCTTTATAAATTGCCAGAAGAAGTGTGAACATGACCAAGAAGCTAACAATGATTTTGATGGATATCCATTTGCTGACTACACTATGAAATATCAGAGTTTAAGGAGAGGACGTGAAAATTTTAGAAGAAGTATGCAAACAATAGCAGCAATTTTAGTCGATAAGTCCAGTTCACGAGCATTGGATTGTCAGTTAGAAACTACAGAACATGTCGGGTCACAGCATTCAAAG GATCAACTAGAACATGAATTGATGGCAGAAACTATGCTAACGAGAGTACTGCGAGAGAAGCTATGCTCTAAAGAACTGGAAATTGATCAACTAAAGGCAGACTTGGCTTCTTCAATAATGGTTCATGATGTCTTGCAAACTGAGATTCAGAGGCTGCAGGACGAACTATCCGGTCTCACCCACAAGATGAAGGATACAGAGCTTCAG ATGCTGAAGAAAGATGAAAGCATCAAGCAGCTCCAGCATGATCTACAAGAGTGCACAAAGGAACTGACTGCAACTCACAATATACTTAGAAAAGTTTCTGAGGAGAGGGACCATATGTGGGAGGAGGTGAAGCGTTCGAGAGAGGCAGTTATGCTTCTGAATCATGAGGTCCTTTctcttaaaaagaaaattgaaaaactTGAAGAAGATGTTCTCACCAAAGAGGGCCAGATTGCTATCTTGAAAGACAGCCTTGGTGACAGGCCATTTGATATCATCTGTAGTCCTAGATCGGTGAAAGAATTTTCACTGGAATGA